The genomic interval CAGCTCAGCAGCTGCTCCTCAGTATGCTCCCTCAGACCCGACCATCACTGTAAGATGCCCGTCTTTTCAAATCTAGAACACGGGAAGGCAGTCTTATCATTCCTCGCTACTCCCTGTTTTCCTCTTCCACAGAAAGGTTTGAGGTCAATTGAGAGTGTAGGGCCTGGATCAGTGCACGGTTATGGCCCCACGGAAAGGAGAAGACGAATGTCCACTCTTTGGATAGCTGACAGCTCATAGCAGTGAACTTAACTTTCCTTGAATCTTTTTCTTTGCATAATTGTTAGTTTCTACAGTGCATACAAACTTGTTTCTGTTGAAAGGTTCATACTAACTTTTTTAAGTAGACAAGACAATATTGttcaagggggaaaaaatgaaaagaaaggcaggagggagggagagagggagggagggagggagacaatgTGTGTGTTTGATACACCGGATCAGTATATGCTATCTAGAAATGGTCTTTCACTgtataatttatttctatttttaagcaGAATTCTTAGAGTTAAGTGTTTTCAACACTAATTTTGCAAagaaattctaaaagagctgtaacactttaaTTTTGCAAAGAAATGAAGCTCACACAATACTCCAACTTTTATGGAAGAATGATAACACTTGTTGAGTTCCAATATCCATTTGCAAGTTGTTAACACACAGATAATGTAGCCATATGTTTAGTTtacgcacacgtacacacagacacacagacacacacacacacacacacacacacactcacacacacaacgaGCCAACTATCAAGAGCTACATCGATGGTATTTAAAAGCATACATAGTTTTGGCATTCAAAGCTACTTATTAAGTGAGTCCCACATGCTAGTTTTCCTTGGGGACTGATTACATATGTTACCACCCTTGCCCAGGTAAGGACCTCTCCCTTCTTACCCGGAGGCATTTCTGGAAAGGAGGAAATACAGGTGAACAGAAGAAAGTGAGTTgaggttaaagaaaaaaaaaggttgtggGGATTAGCTTCAGAGGAGAGATTATACTGTAGAGATCATCCTTCTGCAGCTTGACATTGCTGACAGAAAACAGTTCTAGCTACTGGCCTCGCATACCCTGTCCTTTGTAGAAATAAAAATCCTAACACCTGTCTTTTAGACACATTCTTCATGTATTTCTGATGACAACCTCAACCTTTCACCCCTGAGTATACTTGTACAACCTCAAGCTTTTAAAATTTGTCAGACTTCTCCCTTATTcagaagaggccagaggaggtgtgtgcgcgtgcgtggtcACATGTCATTGGTGGCCATGAGAAGGTGTGTAGCTGTAGTATGTGTGAGAAGTAGGCATGGGGAGGACCAGAATTCTTCAGGAGCAGAAGAAAACAGAGCAGAGCAGTGTGTTAGTATGGAGAGACGTCATCTGGGGCGTTCCAAAAAATTCTAACGCTCATCAAGGTCTACACCCCCATTTTGAACGTGGACTTGGCAGTGACATTTGTAGCACGAGCCCAGTGGGGTCCCTATCGCTGGCCTGCTGAGGTTTCTCCCATGGTAAACATTATGGAAAATGTCTTAGCGTTTTCATGACCCCGCCTTAAGTTCCTTCTGGAACTTTGTGAAGGGTGAAAAGCAGACATCGGAAGAGTCCTCGTTAGAAAtgggtcttccttctccttccctcccacttcctcttcctccttgctcCCAGTCCCCTCCTTTCTGCTGCCCGCAGCGAACCAGGTACAGCTcagtggggtggggcagaggtgCTCATGTGGCTGTAGGAATACCGGGACAGGGATGCCCTTATGGtccttccatcttcctcctctcccacttCTCCTCTCACCCCGGTGGGACCAGGATTCGGGCAACAGGGGAAGGTGGCCATGAAGCCCAGGCGAAAGCGTTTGTTCATGAAGCAGTAGATAATGGGGTTGACACAGGAGGAGGTGtaggagaggaggaggatgaaggagaTGGGGGTCCCTGAGAGGTGTTTCTCGGCAGAAACCGTGTCATATGCCCGCCAGGCATTGGCACTGAAGATGGGCATccagcacaggaagaagaggacCACAATGACAATGAGCATGCGGATCACGCGCTTCTTGGCGATCAGGTTGGCAGCAGAACCACTGCTCCTGATCCGGTTGAttctgccaccactgctgctggTTGACAGCTGCTGCAGCTCTAGCTTCCTTGGAGGCCTGGATTTCTGCAAGTAACAGCCATCGCTATCCTCATATCGGCTGCTGCTGctaccgccgccgccgccgccgccgctgcttaGCCTCTTCTCTGGATGGGAAAGTGACATCATTTTTAGTGTTCAGGACAAGTCATGCCAGAGAGAAGACATAAAGCCCCCGACTCTTCCCCCAATCCGGAGGCCAAGCTGAACTTGAACTGGAGAAATGGACAGGCAGCCTGGCTTGTACTGATTGATATTAGTATTGGTCTGCACTAGTTCTGTGAAATATAAACCATGTatagatgatgatggtggtggtggtggtggtggtggtggtggtgatgatgatccAATCCTACACACAAAGGCTGGAAAGCTGAAagttattacaaaataaatatttacactcTTCTCAGCTTTCTTTCGTGTTTGCTTGCTGAGTTTTTAGATTACTTTTATCTTGAGGACTCCAAGTAACGAGAGAAAGTCAACAGAAGCCAGGGAGACTGCATTATCTACATGGTGaagaatggagagagggggacagaGCGAGAAGGAAAAAGTTGTGTCAACACAGGTGTCGGGGACAGGTTCAGCgggctgagggaggagggaggtgcGGGAGAGAGGCAGAGCGTGGGAAATGAGCAGCCAAAAGCCCAGCTTGTAGGCCAGGGATCTAATGTCCCTTAATGGAGTGTATGGGACAGAATCCCCAGGGGCTGTCTACTAATACTACATGATAGCAAGCCTCGGGGACAGGGTCCTCTGTGTGTCACTGTATCCCACGTGAATGGGATTTTGATTCCACTCAGGACCCTATCAAGAAGGAATATCTCCTCCTTGCATACATGTAGATTTGGAAAGTCTGGGTCTGCTGACTGCCCTGTGACCCAGAGTCTCAGAAAGAAATACCCCAGCACGTGCTCCCCATGTCCTGAGTACCCCCAGCTAACTTACGAAGCGAGCTTCCGAGCTCTTTTGGAATAAAAAACATCCAGCCCAAAGAATCAGTACCTTTAGCAGATTTCTTCTGGCTGGCATCAAATTTGATTCCTTGGTAGAGTTCCAGAGAGATGAGTCCGTAAGCCACCACCATCACAACCCCAGGGATAAGGAAGAGGATGAGTAGCAGGAATGTTTGCCTAATACAATGAAAAGAAACCCAATTACCAGTGACTCTGGACCTTTGAGTTCTGATGGGCGGGAATGACGAGCGCGAACCGGTCTGAGCAGACACCATGTTAATTTCTAGCATTTGGCATCTTTAAGAAGTCCACGTCTGGGGGTTTGGTCGTTAGAACTTGTTTGCTTCTTTTACTCTTTGAAGTGTTTCTGAAAGACTGCTTAAAGTGGAGAAACGTGGACCCATTCTAAGCCCCAAAGCAACTAACACGTTAAAGGTTAACAGGAAAGCTGGGAATGTGGTGTGTACGTAAAGCCCTTGatcttcaggaggctgaggcaggagggttgctcAAGTCTACGATTTTGAGACTGGActgggtgacatagtgagaccctgcttcaagcATGAATGGCAAGAAcaataaatagataaagaaatcCTTAAAAAATAATAGGAGTATGTGGATTATATGTCCAAGTTGTTGAAATAATATGAACATAGTTTCTATCCTTTGAGGACTAGTGCCGGGCACTACAGGTGAGAGCGAGAGTTTTGCATATGTGTCTTAGCGTAATTCACAGAAGaaccacccccccttttttttcttgagacagggtttctctgtgtagccttggctatcctggaactcactctgtagaccaggctagcctccaactcagagatccacctgcctctgcctccccagtgctgggattaaaggcgttgtgccaccacgcccggcacacaGAAGAACCTTTGATAACAGGTTCTTATAGCTGCTCTTATTTGAGCACTTAATGTAGAGATGAGAATATTGAGTCTTGAAGAGATTAAATGTGCCTCAAATCATACTGCTAGTAGGAGAGGTGAGATTTGGAACCCAACAATGTGCATCAGGGTACCCAACATATTGACCCTCCATTAAACGTTTCGATCAGAACCTTGGAAAACCTTTCAGGTTTACCAAATGTGCCAGTTGCTACCCATAAATCTCCCCAAGTACCCATGCTCTGTCACCCCGTGAAGCCGATTTGCTCGTGCCAAAGTCTTGTGCCTGGCAGGATTGAGCTATGCTTTCTCCAAACACAGTGGACGGTTGAGAATTCACAGCCTCCTGCTCTATGAATCTGGCCCCTAAATCACTTTTGTAGTCTGGCGTGTGTAGGTTACAGATTAAACCATACAATTGTCAGAGGCAAACAGTGGCTAGGCCATTTCTCATTGCACATGGACATGTTTTGATAAatcttgtctctctttctcagtgtaatgcttttttgtgtgtgttcaagCTGCTTGGttgaatgaaaagaaagacagcaACAGAACATGATCTGGGTTTTTAGCCACTTCTGAGTGTCTAGTCCCTGCTTCTAAAACAGTCCTATAATTAGTAAATGTAACCCGCCTTAGAAAGCCTTTATGGGATCTGTCCCGTAGTCATCTGGCAAGGCTTTCCGGTCCCTCACATTGCTAACTTAGACTTAACCGTGTCTGAAAAGATGAGCGAAGCACACTGCCTTACCAGGACTGCTGCATAGCGTCACTTGGCAACAGGAAGCGGCACATGTTCGCCGTCTGGTTATTGTTTTTAGTAAAAGGCACCAAGTTGCTGTAAATGGGGTACGGAGTCATGATGGTAAAGGAGAGGCACCAGGTGGCAGCGATGACCTTCAAAGCATGGGACTTTGTTTGCCAGACGCGGGATTGTAGGGGTCTGCAGATGGCACCGTATCTCTCCAGAGAGATGGCTACCAGGTTGAAGGTGGAAACACTCACGGAAGTGCCTGGGAGGAACAAAGAGGGCCGTGCTCAGGTGTCGACTCTTTATTTGTACATTAGCTTAAGTGTATCTGAGCTTCAGTTTAGAATCGCAGGAGAACGCACAAGGGGTAAAGAGAGACCATGTACATTTTAAAAGGACGATTTAGTCCCGGTTTTGTACTGAAACGGACTTAAGGCAGTTAAGCATCGCCAAAACATCTCATCGCCAGTTTTTGGGTAAGTTTATTGAGCTTTGGTTGCAGTCTAACTCCATCTTGGACTGAACGTCCTCATTAATTAATAAACAAGGGGCTAAAAATaagttgccatcccacagaaGGGCTTTTTGGAAACCTTGGAAGAGCTCTAATTTTGATCAGGAGCCTGTGGTCAAATTGACATTAAAAGGCAGAAATTCTTCAGGACTCCA from Mus musculus strain C57BL/6J chromosome 5, GRCm38.p6 C57BL/6J carries:
- the Cckar gene encoding cholecystokinin receptor type A isoform 2 (isoform 2 is encoded by transcript variant 2), which codes for MRTVTNIFLLSLAVSDLMLCLFCMPFNLIPNLLKDFIFGSAVCKTTTYFMGTSVSVSTFNLVAISLERYGAICRPLQSRVWQTKSHALKVIAATWCLSFTIMTPYPIYSNLVPFTKNNNQTANMCRFLLPSDAMQQSWQTFLLLILFLIPGVVMVVAYGLISLELYQGIKFDASQKKSAKEKRLSSGGGGGGGSSSSRYEDSDGCYLQKSRPPRKLELQQLSTSSSGGRINRIRSSGSAANLIAKKRVIRMLIVIVVLFFLCWMPIFSANAWRAYDTVSAEKHLSGTPISFILLLSYTSSCVNPIIYCFMNKRFRLGFMATFPCCPNPGPTGVRGEVGEEEDGRTIRASLSRYSYSHMSTSAPPH
- the Cckar gene encoding cholecystokinin receptor type A isoform 1 (isoform 1 is encoded by transcript variant 1), with the translated sequence MDVVDSLLMNGSNITPPCELGLENETLFCLDQPQPSKEWQSAVQILLYSFIFLLSVLGNTLVITVLIRNKRMRTVTNIFLLSLAVSDLMLCLFCMPFNLIPNLLKDFIFGSAVCKTTTYFMGTSVSVSTFNLVAISLERYGAICRPLQSRVWQTKSHALKVIAATWCLSFTIMTPYPIYSNLVPFTKNNNQTANMCRFLLPSDAMQQSWQTFLLLILFLIPGVVMVVAYGLISLELYQGIKFDASQKKSAKEKRLSSGGGGGGGSSSSRYEDSDGCYLQKSRPPRKLELQQLSTSSSGGRINRIRSSGSAANLIAKKRVIRMLIVIVVLFFLCWMPIFSANAWRAYDTVSAEKHLSGTPISFILLLSYTSSCVNPIIYCFMNKRFRLGFMATFPCCPNPGPTGVRGEVGEEEDGRTIRASLSRYSYSHMSTSAPPH